The DNA segment TGAACGCGGTAGAGGAGATGGCCACGGATGGTCCTTTCTCGGGCCCGGGTGGACCCCGACGATCTGTGGCGCGCGTACCTCCCCTGGCAGCGCCCCGAATGAGCTGCACCCCGACGGTTCCTCCCTCTGGGAGCTAACCCTCTAGTGCAGCTTCAAGCTGGCGCGAGTATTACGGAGGTTATGGAGCCTTGTCAAGCCTGGACTGCAAGATTCCGTACACGAGTGCGGCGGCGGCGCTGGAGACGTTGAGTGAGGCGACCTTCCCGCGCACCGGCAGCGCCACGAGCTCGTCGCAGGCGTCGCGCACGCGCGGGCGCAGGCCGCCGCCCTCCGAGCCCATGACGAGCACGGTCTTCCCGGCGTAGTCCGGCCGCGTGTACGGCACGCCGCCGGGGTCGGCGCCGTACACCCAGGCGCCCGCCTCCTTGGCCTGCGCGAGCCAGTCGGCCACATTGCGCACGCGCGCAACGTGGAGGTGCTCCACGGCGCCGGCGGATGCCTTGCAGGCGGCCGGCGTGATCTCGGCG comes from the Thermoleophilaceae bacterium genome and includes:
- the rlmB gene encoding 23S rRNA (guanosine(2251)-2'-O)-methyltransferase RlmB: MILYGRNPVREALRGRRRVTRVWAAQGAAREPWLQGVAVEAADDHQLTERCGSPDHQGVCADAGAYPYADGDGLLAADDALVVCLDQVTDPRNLGAVCRVAECAGASGVVIPERRSAEITPAACKASAGAVEHLHVARVRNVADWLAQAKEAGAWVYGADPGGVPYTRPDYAGKTVLVMGSEGGGLRPRVRDACDELVALPVRGKVASLNVSSAAAALVYGILQSRLDKAP